The following proteins are encoded in a genomic region of Capra hircus breed San Clemente chromosome 16, ASM170441v1, whole genome shotgun sequence:
- the DVL1 gene encoding segment polarity protein dishevelled homolog DVL-1 isoform X5, producing MAETKIIYHMDEEETPYLVKLPVAPERVTLADFKNVLSNRPVHAYKFFFKSMDQDFGVVKEEISDDNAKLPCFNGRVVSWLVLAEGAHSDAGSQGTDGHTDLPPPLERTGGIGDSRPPSFHPNVAGSRDGMDNETGTESLVSHRRERARRRNREEAARTNGHPRGDRRRDLGLPPDSASTVLSSELESSSFIDSDEDDNTSRLSSSTEQSTSSRLIRKHKRRRRKQRLRQTDRASSFSSITDSTMSLNIITVTLNMERHHFLGISIVGQSNDRGDGGIYIGSIMKGGAVAADGRIEPGDMLLQVNDVNFENMSNDDAVRVLREIVSQTGPISLTVAKCWDPTPRSYFTIPRADPVRPIDPAAWLSHTAALTGALPRYELEEAPLTVKSDMGAVVRVMQLPDSGLEIRDRMWLKITIANAVIGADVVDWLYAHLEGFRERREARKYASSMLKRGFLRHTVNKVTFSEQCYYVFGDLCSNLAALNLNSGSSGASDQDTLAPLPHPAAPWPLGQGYPYQYPGPPPCFPPAYQDPGFGYGSGSAGSQQSEGSKSSGSTRSAGGSSRRALGREKESRSAGAGGSGSESDHTAPSGAGGSGWRERPPSQLSRGSSPRSQASAAAPGLPPLHPLTKAYSVVGGPPGGPPVRELASVPPELTGSRQSFQKAMGNPCEFFVDIM from the exons GGTTGTAAAGGAGGAGATTTCTGATGATAATGCCAAGCTGCCCTGCTTCAACGGCCGTGTGGTCTCCTGG CTGGTCCTGGCTGAGGGTGCGCACTCGGATGCAGGGTCTCAGGGCACTGATGGACACACAGACCTGCCCCCGCCTCTTGAGCGGACAGGTGGCATCGGGGACTCCCGGCCTCCCTCCTTCCA CCCGAATGTGGCCGGCAGCCGCGACGGGATGGATAACGAGACTGGCACGGAGTCACTGGTCAGCCACCGGCGGGAGCGAGCCCGACGCCGGAACCGTGAAGAGG CAGCCCGGACCAATGGGCACCCAAGGGGGGACCGGCGGCGGGACCTGGGGCTGCCCCCTGACAGTGCGTCCACCGTGCTGAGCAGTGAACTTGAGTCCAGCAGCTTCATCGACTCGGATGAAGATGACAACACAAGCCg GCTGAGTAGCTCCACGGAGCAGAGCACCTCCTCCAGGCTCATCCGGAAACACAAGCGCCGGCGGCGGAAACAGCGCCTGCGGCAGACAGACCGG GCTTCCTCCTTCAGCAGCATCACGGACTCCACCATGTCCCTCAACATCATCACCGTCACACTCAACATGG AGAGGCACCACTTCCTGGGCATCAGCATCGTGGGCCAGAGCAATGACCGGGGCGACGGTGGCATCTACATCGGCTCCATCATGAAGGGTGGGGCTGTTGCTGCTGATGGCCGCATCGAGCCGGGCGACATGCTGCTGCAG GTGAACGACGTCAACTTTGAGAACATGAGCAATGATGATGCTGTGCGGGTCCTGCGGGAGATCGTGTCCCAGACAGG GCCCATCAGCCTCACGGTGGCCAAGTGCTGGGACCCAACACCCCGCAGCTACTTCACCATCCCGAGGG CGGATCCAGTTCGGCCCATCGACCCAGCTGCCTGGCTGTCCCACACGGCAGCGTTGACGGGAGCCCTGCCCCGCTATG AGCTGGAGGAGGCGCCGCTGACGGTGAAGAGCGACATGGGTGCTGTTGTCCGGGTCATGCAGCTGCCGGACTCAGGCCTGGAGATCCGGGACCGCATGTGGCTCAAGATCACCATCGCCAATGCCGTCATTG GGGCAGATGTGGTGGACTGGCTGTACGCGCACCTGGAGGGCTTCCGTGAGCGGCGGGAGGCGCGCAAGTACGCCAGCAGCATGCTGAAGCGTGGCTTCCTGCGGCATACAGTCAACAAGGTCACCTTCTCAGAGCAGTGCTACTACGTCTTCGGGGACCTGTGCAGCA ATCTTGCCGCCCTGAACCTCAACAGCGGCTCCAGTGGGGCCTCTGATCAGGACACGCTGGCCCCACTGCCCCACCCAGCTGCCCCCTGGCCCCTGGGTCAGGGCTACCCCTACCAGTACCCAGGGCCCCCGCCCTGCTTCCCGCCCGCATACCAGGACCCTGGCTTCGGCTACGGCAGCGGCAGTGCCGGGAGTCAGCAGAGTGAAG GAAGCAAAAGCAGTGGGTCCACCCGGAGTGCTGGCGGGAGCAGCCGTCGGGCCCTGGGCCGCGAGAAGGAGAGCCGGTCAGCTGGAGCTGGGGGCAGTGGCAGCGAGTCAGACCACACGGCACCAAGCGGGGCGGGTGGCAGTGGCTGGCGGGAGCGTCCGCCTAGCCAGCTCAGCCGTGGCAGCAGCCCACGCAGCCAGGCCTCAGCCGCCGCCCCAGGGCTCCCCCCACTGCACCCACTGACAAAGGCCTACTCAGTGGTGGGTGGTCCACCTGGGGGGCCACCTGTCCGGGAGCTGGCCTCTGTCCCACCAGAGCTGACGGGCAGCCGCCAGTCCTTCCAGAAGGCCATGGGGAACCCCTGTGAGTTCTTCGTGGATATCATGTGA
- the DVL1 gene encoding segment polarity protein dishevelled homolog DVL-1 isoform X1, translating to MAETKIIYHMDEEETPYLVKLPVAPERVTLADFKNVLSNRPVHAYKFFFKSMDQDFGVVKEEISDDNAKLPCFNGRVVSWLVLAEGAHSDAGSQGTDGHTDLPPPLERTGGIGDSRPPSFHPNVAGSRDGMDNETGTESLVSHRRERARRRNREEAARTNGHPRGDRRRDLGLPPDSASTVLSSELESSSFIDSDEDDNTSRLSSSTEQSTSSRLIRKHKRRRRKQRLRQTDRASSFSSITDSTMSLNIITVTLNMERHHFLGISIVGQSNDRGDGGIYIGSIMKGGAVAADGRIEPGDMLLQVNDVNFENMSNDDAVRVLREIVSQTGPISLTVAKCWDPTPRSYFTIPRADPVRPIDPAAWLSHTAALTGALPRYGTSPCSSAVTRTSSSSLTSSVPGAPQLEEAPLTVKSDMGAVVRVMQLPDSGLEIRDRMWLKITIANAVIGADVVDWLYAHLEGFRERREARKYASSMLKRGFLRHTVNKVTFSEQCYYVFGDLCSNLAALNLNSGSSGASDQDTLAPLPHPAAPWPLGQGYPYQYPGPPPCFPPAYQDPGFGYGSGSAGSQQSEGSKSSGSTRSAGGSSRRALGREKESRSAGAGGSGSESDHTAPSGAGGSGWRERPPSQLSRGSSPRSQASAAAPGLPPLHPLTKAYSVVGGPPGGPPVRELASVPPELTGSRQSFQKAMGNPCEFFVDIM from the exons GGTTGTAAAGGAGGAGATTTCTGATGATAATGCCAAGCTGCCCTGCTTCAACGGCCGTGTGGTCTCCTGG CTGGTCCTGGCTGAGGGTGCGCACTCGGATGCAGGGTCTCAGGGCACTGATGGACACACAGACCTGCCCCCGCCTCTTGAGCGGACAGGTGGCATCGGGGACTCCCGGCCTCCCTCCTTCCA CCCGAATGTGGCCGGCAGCCGCGACGGGATGGATAACGAGACTGGCACGGAGTCACTGGTCAGCCACCGGCGGGAGCGAGCCCGACGCCGGAACCGTGAAGAGG CAGCCCGGACCAATGGGCACCCAAGGGGGGACCGGCGGCGGGACCTGGGGCTGCCCCCTGACAGTGCGTCCACCGTGCTGAGCAGTGAACTTGAGTCCAGCAGCTTCATCGACTCGGATGAAGATGACAACACAAGCCg GCTGAGTAGCTCCACGGAGCAGAGCACCTCCTCCAGGCTCATCCGGAAACACAAGCGCCGGCGGCGGAAACAGCGCCTGCGGCAGACAGACCGG GCTTCCTCCTTCAGCAGCATCACGGACTCCACCATGTCCCTCAACATCATCACCGTCACACTCAACATGG AGAGGCACCACTTCCTGGGCATCAGCATCGTGGGCCAGAGCAATGACCGGGGCGACGGTGGCATCTACATCGGCTCCATCATGAAGGGTGGGGCTGTTGCTGCTGATGGCCGCATCGAGCCGGGCGACATGCTGCTGCAG GTGAACGACGTCAACTTTGAGAACATGAGCAATGATGATGCTGTGCGGGTCCTGCGGGAGATCGTGTCCCAGACAGG GCCCATCAGCCTCACGGTGGCCAAGTGCTGGGACCCAACACCCCGCAGCTACTTCACCATCCCGAGGG CGGATCCAGTTCGGCCCATCGACCCAGCTGCCTGGCTGTCCCACACGGCAGCGTTGACGGGAGCCCTGCCCCGCTATGGTACGAGCCCCTGCTCCAGCGCCGTCACGCGCACCAGCTCCTCCTCACTAACCAGCTCTGTGCCTGGCGCTCCGC AGCTGGAGGAGGCGCCGCTGACGGTGAAGAGCGACATGGGTGCTGTTGTCCGGGTCATGCAGCTGCCGGACTCAGGCCTGGAGATCCGGGACCGCATGTGGCTCAAGATCACCATCGCCAATGCCGTCATTG GGGCAGATGTGGTGGACTGGCTGTACGCGCACCTGGAGGGCTTCCGTGAGCGGCGGGAGGCGCGCAAGTACGCCAGCAGCATGCTGAAGCGTGGCTTCCTGCGGCATACAGTCAACAAGGTCACCTTCTCAGAGCAGTGCTACTACGTCTTCGGGGACCTGTGCAGCA ATCTTGCCGCCCTGAACCTCAACAGCGGCTCCAGTGGGGCCTCTGATCAGGACACGCTGGCCCCACTGCCCCACCCAGCTGCCCCCTGGCCCCTGGGTCAGGGCTACCCCTACCAGTACCCAGGGCCCCCGCCCTGCTTCCCGCCCGCATACCAGGACCCTGGCTTCGGCTACGGCAGCGGCAGTGCCGGGAGTCAGCAGAGTGAAG GAAGCAAAAGCAGTGGGTCCACCCGGAGTGCTGGCGGGAGCAGCCGTCGGGCCCTGGGCCGCGAGAAGGAGAGCCGGTCAGCTGGAGCTGGGGGCAGTGGCAGCGAGTCAGACCACACGGCACCAAGCGGGGCGGGTGGCAGTGGCTGGCGGGAGCGTCCGCCTAGCCAGCTCAGCCGTGGCAGCAGCCCACGCAGCCAGGCCTCAGCCGCCGCCCCAGGGCTCCCCCCACTGCACCCACTGACAAAGGCCTACTCAGTGGTGGGTGGTCCACCTGGGGGGCCACCTGTCCGGGAGCTGGCCTCTGTCCCACCAGAGCTGACGGGCAGCCGCCAGTCCTTCCAGAAGGCCATGGGGAACCCCTGTGAGTTCTTCGTGGATATCATGTGA
- the DVL1 gene encoding segment polarity protein dishevelled homolog DVL-1 isoform X2 yields the protein MAETKIIYHMDEEETPYLVKLPVAPERVTLADFKNVLSNRPVHAYKFFFKSMDQDFGVVKEEISDDNAKLPCFNGRVVSWLVLAEGAHSDAGSQGTDGHTDLPPPLERTGGIGDSRPPSFHPNVAGSRDGMDNETGTESLVSHRRERARRRNREEARTNGHPRGDRRRDLGLPPDSASTVLSSELESSSFIDSDEDDNTSRLSSSTEQSTSSRLIRKHKRRRRKQRLRQTDRASSFSSITDSTMSLNIITVTLNMERHHFLGISIVGQSNDRGDGGIYIGSIMKGGAVAADGRIEPGDMLLQVNDVNFENMSNDDAVRVLREIVSQTGPISLTVAKCWDPTPRSYFTIPRADPVRPIDPAAWLSHTAALTGALPRYGTSPCSSAVTRTSSSSLTSSVPGAPQLEEAPLTVKSDMGAVVRVMQLPDSGLEIRDRMWLKITIANAVIGADVVDWLYAHLEGFRERREARKYASSMLKRGFLRHTVNKVTFSEQCYYVFGDLCSNLAALNLNSGSSGASDQDTLAPLPHPAAPWPLGQGYPYQYPGPPPCFPPAYQDPGFGYGSGSAGSQQSEGSKSSGSTRSAGGSSRRALGREKESRSAGAGGSGSESDHTAPSGAGGSGWRERPPSQLSRGSSPRSQASAAAPGLPPLHPLTKAYSVVGGPPGGPPVRELASVPPELTGSRQSFQKAMGNPCEFFVDIM from the exons GGTTGTAAAGGAGGAGATTTCTGATGATAATGCCAAGCTGCCCTGCTTCAACGGCCGTGTGGTCTCCTGG CTGGTCCTGGCTGAGGGTGCGCACTCGGATGCAGGGTCTCAGGGCACTGATGGACACACAGACCTGCCCCCGCCTCTTGAGCGGACAGGTGGCATCGGGGACTCCCGGCCTCCCTCCTTCCA CCCGAATGTGGCCGGCAGCCGCGACGGGATGGATAACGAGACTGGCACGGAGTCACTGGTCAGCCACCGGCGGGAGCGAGCCCGACGCCGGAACCGTGAAGAGG CCCGGACCAATGGGCACCCAAGGGGGGACCGGCGGCGGGACCTGGGGCTGCCCCCTGACAGTGCGTCCACCGTGCTGAGCAGTGAACTTGAGTCCAGCAGCTTCATCGACTCGGATGAAGATGACAACACAAGCCg GCTGAGTAGCTCCACGGAGCAGAGCACCTCCTCCAGGCTCATCCGGAAACACAAGCGCCGGCGGCGGAAACAGCGCCTGCGGCAGACAGACCGG GCTTCCTCCTTCAGCAGCATCACGGACTCCACCATGTCCCTCAACATCATCACCGTCACACTCAACATGG AGAGGCACCACTTCCTGGGCATCAGCATCGTGGGCCAGAGCAATGACCGGGGCGACGGTGGCATCTACATCGGCTCCATCATGAAGGGTGGGGCTGTTGCTGCTGATGGCCGCATCGAGCCGGGCGACATGCTGCTGCAG GTGAACGACGTCAACTTTGAGAACATGAGCAATGATGATGCTGTGCGGGTCCTGCGGGAGATCGTGTCCCAGACAGG GCCCATCAGCCTCACGGTGGCCAAGTGCTGGGACCCAACACCCCGCAGCTACTTCACCATCCCGAGGG CGGATCCAGTTCGGCCCATCGACCCAGCTGCCTGGCTGTCCCACACGGCAGCGTTGACGGGAGCCCTGCCCCGCTATGGTACGAGCCCCTGCTCCAGCGCCGTCACGCGCACCAGCTCCTCCTCACTAACCAGCTCTGTGCCTGGCGCTCCGC AGCTGGAGGAGGCGCCGCTGACGGTGAAGAGCGACATGGGTGCTGTTGTCCGGGTCATGCAGCTGCCGGACTCAGGCCTGGAGATCCGGGACCGCATGTGGCTCAAGATCACCATCGCCAATGCCGTCATTG GGGCAGATGTGGTGGACTGGCTGTACGCGCACCTGGAGGGCTTCCGTGAGCGGCGGGAGGCGCGCAAGTACGCCAGCAGCATGCTGAAGCGTGGCTTCCTGCGGCATACAGTCAACAAGGTCACCTTCTCAGAGCAGTGCTACTACGTCTTCGGGGACCTGTGCAGCA ATCTTGCCGCCCTGAACCTCAACAGCGGCTCCAGTGGGGCCTCTGATCAGGACACGCTGGCCCCACTGCCCCACCCAGCTGCCCCCTGGCCCCTGGGTCAGGGCTACCCCTACCAGTACCCAGGGCCCCCGCCCTGCTTCCCGCCCGCATACCAGGACCCTGGCTTCGGCTACGGCAGCGGCAGTGCCGGGAGTCAGCAGAGTGAAG GAAGCAAAAGCAGTGGGTCCACCCGGAGTGCTGGCGGGAGCAGCCGTCGGGCCCTGGGCCGCGAGAAGGAGAGCCGGTCAGCTGGAGCTGGGGGCAGTGGCAGCGAGTCAGACCACACGGCACCAAGCGGGGCGGGTGGCAGTGGCTGGCGGGAGCGTCCGCCTAGCCAGCTCAGCCGTGGCAGCAGCCCACGCAGCCAGGCCTCAGCCGCCGCCCCAGGGCTCCCCCCACTGCACCCACTGACAAAGGCCTACTCAGTGGTGGGTGGTCCACCTGGGGGGCCACCTGTCCGGGAGCTGGCCTCTGTCCCACCAGAGCTGACGGGCAGCCGCCAGTCCTTCCAGAAGGCCATGGGGAACCCCTGTGAGTTCTTCGTGGATATCATGTGA
- the DVL1 gene encoding segment polarity protein dishevelled homolog DVL-1 isoform X4, whose product MAETKIIYHMDEEETPYLVKLPVAPERVTLADFKNVLSNRPVHAYKFFFKSMDQDFGVVKEEISDDNAKLPCFNGRVVSWLVLAEGAHSDAGSQGTDGHTDLPPPLERTGGIGDSRPPSFHRDGMDNETGTESLVSHRRERARRRNREEARTNGHPRGDRRRDLGLPPDSASTVLSSELESSSFIDSDEDDNTSRLSSSTEQSTSSRLIRKHKRRRRKQRLRQTDRASSFSSITDSTMSLNIITVTLNMERHHFLGISIVGQSNDRGDGGIYIGSIMKGGAVAADGRIEPGDMLLQVNDVNFENMSNDDAVRVLREIVSQTGPISLTVAKCWDPTPRSYFTIPRADPVRPIDPAAWLSHTAALTGALPRYGTSPCSSAVTRTSSSSLTSSVPGAPQLEEAPLTVKSDMGAVVRVMQLPDSGLEIRDRMWLKITIANAVIGADVVDWLYAHLEGFRERREARKYASSMLKRGFLRHTVNKVTFSEQCYYVFGDLCSNLAALNLNSGSSGASDQDTLAPLPHPAAPWPLGQGYPYQYPGPPPCFPPAYQDPGFGYGSGSAGSQQSEGSKSSGSTRSAGGSSRRALGREKESRSAGAGGSGSESDHTAPSGAGGSGWRERPPSQLSRGSSPRSQASAAAPGLPPLHPLTKAYSVVGGPPGGPPVRELASVPPELTGSRQSFQKAMGNPCEFFVDIM is encoded by the exons GGTTGTAAAGGAGGAGATTTCTGATGATAATGCCAAGCTGCCCTGCTTCAACGGCCGTGTGGTCTCCTGG CTGGTCCTGGCTGAGGGTGCGCACTCGGATGCAGGGTCTCAGGGCACTGATGGACACACAGACCTGCCCCCGCCTCTTGAGCGGACAGGTGGCATCGGGGACTCCCGGCCTCCCTCCTTCCA CCGCGACGGGATGGATAACGAGACTGGCACGGAGTCACTGGTCAGCCACCGGCGGGAGCGAGCCCGACGCCGGAACCGTGAAGAGG CCCGGACCAATGGGCACCCAAGGGGGGACCGGCGGCGGGACCTGGGGCTGCCCCCTGACAGTGCGTCCACCGTGCTGAGCAGTGAACTTGAGTCCAGCAGCTTCATCGACTCGGATGAAGATGACAACACAAGCCg GCTGAGTAGCTCCACGGAGCAGAGCACCTCCTCCAGGCTCATCCGGAAACACAAGCGCCGGCGGCGGAAACAGCGCCTGCGGCAGACAGACCGG GCTTCCTCCTTCAGCAGCATCACGGACTCCACCATGTCCCTCAACATCATCACCGTCACACTCAACATGG AGAGGCACCACTTCCTGGGCATCAGCATCGTGGGCCAGAGCAATGACCGGGGCGACGGTGGCATCTACATCGGCTCCATCATGAAGGGTGGGGCTGTTGCTGCTGATGGCCGCATCGAGCCGGGCGACATGCTGCTGCAG GTGAACGACGTCAACTTTGAGAACATGAGCAATGATGATGCTGTGCGGGTCCTGCGGGAGATCGTGTCCCAGACAGG GCCCATCAGCCTCACGGTGGCCAAGTGCTGGGACCCAACACCCCGCAGCTACTTCACCATCCCGAGGG CGGATCCAGTTCGGCCCATCGACCCAGCTGCCTGGCTGTCCCACACGGCAGCGTTGACGGGAGCCCTGCCCCGCTATGGTACGAGCCCCTGCTCCAGCGCCGTCACGCGCACCAGCTCCTCCTCACTAACCAGCTCTGTGCCTGGCGCTCCGC AGCTGGAGGAGGCGCCGCTGACGGTGAAGAGCGACATGGGTGCTGTTGTCCGGGTCATGCAGCTGCCGGACTCAGGCCTGGAGATCCGGGACCGCATGTGGCTCAAGATCACCATCGCCAATGCCGTCATTG GGGCAGATGTGGTGGACTGGCTGTACGCGCACCTGGAGGGCTTCCGTGAGCGGCGGGAGGCGCGCAAGTACGCCAGCAGCATGCTGAAGCGTGGCTTCCTGCGGCATACAGTCAACAAGGTCACCTTCTCAGAGCAGTGCTACTACGTCTTCGGGGACCTGTGCAGCA ATCTTGCCGCCCTGAACCTCAACAGCGGCTCCAGTGGGGCCTCTGATCAGGACACGCTGGCCCCACTGCCCCACCCAGCTGCCCCCTGGCCCCTGGGTCAGGGCTACCCCTACCAGTACCCAGGGCCCCCGCCCTGCTTCCCGCCCGCATACCAGGACCCTGGCTTCGGCTACGGCAGCGGCAGTGCCGGGAGTCAGCAGAGTGAAG GAAGCAAAAGCAGTGGGTCCACCCGGAGTGCTGGCGGGAGCAGCCGTCGGGCCCTGGGCCGCGAGAAGGAGAGCCGGTCAGCTGGAGCTGGGGGCAGTGGCAGCGAGTCAGACCACACGGCACCAAGCGGGGCGGGTGGCAGTGGCTGGCGGGAGCGTCCGCCTAGCCAGCTCAGCCGTGGCAGCAGCCCACGCAGCCAGGCCTCAGCCGCCGCCCCAGGGCTCCCCCCACTGCACCCACTGACAAAGGCCTACTCAGTGGTGGGTGGTCCACCTGGGGGGCCACCTGTCCGGGAGCTGGCCTCTGTCCCACCAGAGCTGACGGGCAGCCGCCAGTCCTTCCAGAAGGCCATGGGGAACCCCTGTGAGTTCTTCGTGGATATCATGTGA
- the DVL1 gene encoding segment polarity protein dishevelled homolog DVL-1 isoform X3 has translation MAETKIIYHMDEEETPYLVKLPVAPERVTLADFKNVLSNRPVHAYKFFFKSMDQDFGVVKEEISDDNAKLPCFNGRVVSWLVLAEGAHSDAGSQGTDGHTDLPPPLERTGGIGDSRPPSFHRDGMDNETGTESLVSHRRERARRRNREEAARTNGHPRGDRRRDLGLPPDSASTVLSSELESSSFIDSDEDDNTSRLSSSTEQSTSSRLIRKHKRRRRKQRLRQTDRASSFSSITDSTMSLNIITVTLNMERHHFLGISIVGQSNDRGDGGIYIGSIMKGGAVAADGRIEPGDMLLQVNDVNFENMSNDDAVRVLREIVSQTGPISLTVAKCWDPTPRSYFTIPRADPVRPIDPAAWLSHTAALTGALPRYGTSPCSSAVTRTSSSSLTSSVPGAPQLEEAPLTVKSDMGAVVRVMQLPDSGLEIRDRMWLKITIANAVIGADVVDWLYAHLEGFRERREARKYASSMLKRGFLRHTVNKVTFSEQCYYVFGDLCSNLAALNLNSGSSGASDQDTLAPLPHPAAPWPLGQGYPYQYPGPPPCFPPAYQDPGFGYGSGSAGSQQSEGSKSSGSTRSAGGSSRRALGREKESRSAGAGGSGSESDHTAPSGAGGSGWRERPPSQLSRGSSPRSQASAAAPGLPPLHPLTKAYSVVGGPPGGPPVRELASVPPELTGSRQSFQKAMGNPCEFFVDIM, from the exons GGTTGTAAAGGAGGAGATTTCTGATGATAATGCCAAGCTGCCCTGCTTCAACGGCCGTGTGGTCTCCTGG CTGGTCCTGGCTGAGGGTGCGCACTCGGATGCAGGGTCTCAGGGCACTGATGGACACACAGACCTGCCCCCGCCTCTTGAGCGGACAGGTGGCATCGGGGACTCCCGGCCTCCCTCCTTCCA CCGCGACGGGATGGATAACGAGACTGGCACGGAGTCACTGGTCAGCCACCGGCGGGAGCGAGCCCGACGCCGGAACCGTGAAGAGG CAGCCCGGACCAATGGGCACCCAAGGGGGGACCGGCGGCGGGACCTGGGGCTGCCCCCTGACAGTGCGTCCACCGTGCTGAGCAGTGAACTTGAGTCCAGCAGCTTCATCGACTCGGATGAAGATGACAACACAAGCCg GCTGAGTAGCTCCACGGAGCAGAGCACCTCCTCCAGGCTCATCCGGAAACACAAGCGCCGGCGGCGGAAACAGCGCCTGCGGCAGACAGACCGG GCTTCCTCCTTCAGCAGCATCACGGACTCCACCATGTCCCTCAACATCATCACCGTCACACTCAACATGG AGAGGCACCACTTCCTGGGCATCAGCATCGTGGGCCAGAGCAATGACCGGGGCGACGGTGGCATCTACATCGGCTCCATCATGAAGGGTGGGGCTGTTGCTGCTGATGGCCGCATCGAGCCGGGCGACATGCTGCTGCAG GTGAACGACGTCAACTTTGAGAACATGAGCAATGATGATGCTGTGCGGGTCCTGCGGGAGATCGTGTCCCAGACAGG GCCCATCAGCCTCACGGTGGCCAAGTGCTGGGACCCAACACCCCGCAGCTACTTCACCATCCCGAGGG CGGATCCAGTTCGGCCCATCGACCCAGCTGCCTGGCTGTCCCACACGGCAGCGTTGACGGGAGCCCTGCCCCGCTATGGTACGAGCCCCTGCTCCAGCGCCGTCACGCGCACCAGCTCCTCCTCACTAACCAGCTCTGTGCCTGGCGCTCCGC AGCTGGAGGAGGCGCCGCTGACGGTGAAGAGCGACATGGGTGCTGTTGTCCGGGTCATGCAGCTGCCGGACTCAGGCCTGGAGATCCGGGACCGCATGTGGCTCAAGATCACCATCGCCAATGCCGTCATTG GGGCAGATGTGGTGGACTGGCTGTACGCGCACCTGGAGGGCTTCCGTGAGCGGCGGGAGGCGCGCAAGTACGCCAGCAGCATGCTGAAGCGTGGCTTCCTGCGGCATACAGTCAACAAGGTCACCTTCTCAGAGCAGTGCTACTACGTCTTCGGGGACCTGTGCAGCA ATCTTGCCGCCCTGAACCTCAACAGCGGCTCCAGTGGGGCCTCTGATCAGGACACGCTGGCCCCACTGCCCCACCCAGCTGCCCCCTGGCCCCTGGGTCAGGGCTACCCCTACCAGTACCCAGGGCCCCCGCCCTGCTTCCCGCCCGCATACCAGGACCCTGGCTTCGGCTACGGCAGCGGCAGTGCCGGGAGTCAGCAGAGTGAAG GAAGCAAAAGCAGTGGGTCCACCCGGAGTGCTGGCGGGAGCAGCCGTCGGGCCCTGGGCCGCGAGAAGGAGAGCCGGTCAGCTGGAGCTGGGGGCAGTGGCAGCGAGTCAGACCACACGGCACCAAGCGGGGCGGGTGGCAGTGGCTGGCGGGAGCGTCCGCCTAGCCAGCTCAGCCGTGGCAGCAGCCCACGCAGCCAGGCCTCAGCCGCCGCCCCAGGGCTCCCCCCACTGCACCCACTGACAAAGGCCTACTCAGTGGTGGGTGGTCCACCTGGGGGGCCACCTGTCCGGGAGCTGGCCTCTGTCCCACCAGAGCTGACGGGCAGCCGCCAGTCCTTCCAGAAGGCCATGGGGAACCCCTGTGAGTTCTTCGTGGATATCATGTGA